In the genome of Planctomycetota bacterium, one region contains:
- a CDS encoding aminotransferase class IV produces the protein MSISPSYVYVNGEYLRADAPAVGASDRGLLYGDGLFETLRAYDGVPFLLDEHLARLNASATVLRLGNGVDPAAIRIAVTELLHRNCLQDAYLRITLTRGAHTGQLDLAPPSRPTLTIVARPHHPLPPSRYDPGSTAIIASIRQNADSPLPRHKTLNYLANLWARAEARERGADDAILLNTRGEVAEATSSNLFLVASGTIVTPSLEANILPGITRAVVLALARRAGYNVSERVVRPDELCAADELFLTNSVGELVPIRAIEGRSVGQGRPGEVTCGLHRSYRDCVRTHILSGQRAATT, from the coding sequence ATGAGCATTAGCCCGTCCTACGTCTACGTCAACGGCGAGTACCTTCGTGCGGACGCCCCCGCGGTTGGAGCATCGGACCGCGGGCTGCTCTATGGCGACGGTCTGTTTGAGACGCTGCGCGCCTACGATGGCGTGCCCTTCCTGCTGGACGAGCATCTTGCGCGCCTCAACGCGTCCGCGACGGTTCTGCGGCTGGGCAATGGAGTGGACCCGGCGGCGATCCGAATCGCAGTCACCGAACTGCTGCATCGTAACTGCCTACAGGACGCTTACTTACGCATCACGCTCACTCGGGGAGCCCACACGGGCCAGCTCGACCTGGCTCCGCCGAGCCGACCGACATTGACCATCGTCGCCCGGCCGCACCACCCCCTGCCCCCGAGCCGCTATGACCCCGGTTCCACCGCCATCATCGCCTCGATTCGCCAGAACGCCGATTCGCCTCTCCCTCGTCACAAGACGCTCAATTATCTGGCCAACTTGTGGGCCAGGGCCGAGGCACGCGAGCGCGGCGCTGACGACGCCATTCTGCTGAACACGCGTGGCGAGGTTGCAGAGGCCACATCAAGCAACCTGTTCCTGGTGGCCAGCGGCACCATTGTCACCCCATCGCTGGAGGCGAACATCCTGCCCGGGATCACCCGCGCAGTAGTGCTTGCGCTGGCCCGCCGGGCAGGATATAATGTAAGCGAACGGGTGGTTCGACCTGATGAGCTTTGCGCGGCGGATGAGCTCTTCCTCACCAACTCCGTCGGCGAGCTCGTGCCGATACGGGCCATCGAGGGGCGCTCTGTCGGGCAGGGCAGGCCCGGCGAAGTGACCTGTGGACTCCATAGATCGTACCGAGACTGTGTGCGTACGCACATCTTGAGCGGCCAGCGCGCCGCGACGACCTAA
- a CDS encoding type II secretion system protein encodes MHRTRVAECKCTAHRGGFTLLELLVSIGIISMLAVLLLPVVPMARRHARDTKCKSNLSQIWKTVNIYANNHKDTLFSNLDTPLRISNVAYSNGRPTGFGCLYPLFVKEYVIFFCPSDPVRGPEWANGWDNWDTEDGEVQISYGYRGAQGFVKDPALLAAIALDPAKAPPVTLATIDAHPKKVFAAEFYEPFLVPARVNHPMHINLIRCWGQVEHKNVTPSFGPNPEDFDLALELLESN; translated from the coding sequence GTGCATCGGACACGTGTGGCGGAGTGCAAGTGCACCGCCCACCGAGGCGGTTTCACGCTTCTCGAGCTCCTCGTCTCCATCGGCATCATCTCCATGTTGGCCGTCTTGCTCTTGCCGGTTGTGCCCATGGCACGGCGCCATGCGCGCGACACCAAGTGCAAGTCGAACCTCAGCCAGATCTGGAAAACGGTCAACATTTACGCCAACAATCACAAGGACACCCTGTTCTCGAACCTCGACACTCCGCTACGCATCAGCAACGTGGCCTACAGTAACGGCCGGCCGACCGGCTTCGGTTGCTTGTACCCCCTCTTCGTCAAGGAGTACGTGATCTTCTTCTGCCCGTCCGATCCTGTCCGCGGGCCTGAGTGGGCCAATGGCTGGGACAACTGGGACACCGAGGACGGCGAGGTGCAGATTTCGTACGGTTACCGCGGCGCCCAGGGTTTCGTCAAGGACCCGGCCCTCCTCGCAGCCATCGCGCTCGATCCCGCCAAGGCTCCCCCGGTCACACTCGCCACCATTGACGCGCACCCCAAGAAGGTGTTCGCGGCCGAGTTCTACGAGCCGTTCCTGGTGCCCGCCCGCGTGAACCACCCGATGCACATCAACCTCATCCGCTGTTGGGGCCAGGTCGAGCACAAGAACGTGACCCCCAGCTTCGGGCCGAACCCCGAGGACTTCGACCTCGCGCTGGAGTTGCTGGAGAGCAACTGA
- a CDS encoding ABC transporter permease, whose protein sequence is MRRFLANAVLLLVLGAVCLAALCTFNRLAAPPPCILPPSGVEPPDYQAIASAVTEEGIRKGIEALCRHPSRSAWSEGLSGVSLSLLHELQKLGYEVQEQPFALTAPVTREARIGDEAGRELAGIGIHPLLPNWFRTPTTPPGGLRGKVLRGETGLAREFKDVDLRGNFVLLPLGTPWTTVAGMGAAAVLYYDDGKQLAGARWGDHVDASVNVPRFFVTGDAARLAGRTVAIQVRTDLAAGLASNIVAILDAPNPDGEAVVVHANLDAHSYAPGLAPGAQQACGVGALLALARHLAAERAHHRRAVILVVTEGRAQGLAGMRELIRVLGARERREQARQQAAAERREADGQAIPAELAARALEHTDAWAAAAEQPKVHRVLNDVLRDVLNQELMAAVEEAARGRVDWVRDGLAVHDEFGAEARSFAAYGEARRRQLKVQAILSAPPDKQRARLADHLGEDEARRRLLNAARQRVQNLHLQRRVAFARAALAESLSAYRRLLFLGLDLTARSGRIGLVCGEPKQVSACMPADAEVATQFLRAADGLQKADPDTSYLKTRKGQPRFANLLRAGDTRDLGFATEWYGAPSYFESLAALWAGYPAFSLVTLDDSREALGTPFDTLDNLLRPPASPDEEPPLRNLAVVTRLVTAAVSQLARGHGRLVPLARGSDLTTIRGEVVAQVGDSLTPNHPMPGALVRFGPPLVLGRPTVVPPGVGTDFVVTADWRGRFELPCVWPTLLSQEWNGELDLDAAVVRPEDGEVTWTLSTPQSGAQGPYPVRFVRLAQYRKSQATAVVFRAAPVQVFPMADPATLRPYAAFDFLETKSLAAPREFKLESSGGAHVCFVPPESRLFFTFKKGRPRAPNLMDVRAFALGADGPADGAQLEAAPELAGKGYFAADTPSITNIELDAALSMAQTNARRTRLQARYGMADDLVQRYNSRAVALADEAHAVAAAGRIVEAKRLANESLAYSANIHPVIRKNASDAVVGILFYLVLAIPFALFLEKLLVGHPDLRWQIAVQGVVFVLFFAALRAVHPAYQLVRSSYMILLGFITFALAGLVTAFLAGRFRKNIAELHRRLQERAEAADVSRAGALATAFLLGLSNLRKRPVRTSLTIGTLILTTFVMLGFASLTSDAVDIEFPLGRAPYTGLLLRDRGLRDVADAAAPLRELYGEKHVVVPRDWAGNFEIPLGKAPELAEFAVSHAVGERTFEATANALLGLGWREPEVTPVQGAFDVLVRWFASNTELACFVSRAMADQLHLADEAVKAGTATVSLGGRQYAVLGIFNGPRLEAVLDLDGEPLLPVDILSVRAPAQAGGAAYSEEATEIPDNVPRLPADRVVIVPVEAMPSRNLTASVAVALQGLDYRAAREAITAHLKRSAEPTYYGLDGVAFYGGRFRMPSLEGVLELLLPIVIAALTVLNTMRGSVYERRGELYVFNAVGLSPSHVRALFLAEASVYAVVGAVGGYLLAQGVGAGLKAAGLTAGLTMNYSSLASVLVSVVIIGVVLGSSLYPARLAARLAAPAETMTRHRETAAGDALELDLPFTFNRRDRVAIVPYFTDWFENYGEGSAGEFFCTPPQCGVRADEAGRAEPFVETTTWLKPYDLGVSQTVTLVVRRVVGGASLPRREREGSTRGTEAPPTAETSNSREREDNVATVVMTRKSGDKESWERCCHAFIGLLRKRFLTWRAIPDAERQRLLERGRRMLEAAAVMRET, encoded by the coding sequence ATGAGAAGGTTCCTGGCCAACGCGGTCCTCTTGCTGGTTCTCGGCGCCGTGTGCCTCGCCGCGCTCTGCACCTTCAACCGCCTCGCCGCGCCGCCGCCGTGCATCCTGCCGCCCTCGGGTGTCGAGCCGCCCGACTATCAGGCCATCGCCTCCGCCGTAACCGAGGAAGGCATCCGCAAGGGCATCGAGGCCCTCTGTCGTCATCCCTCCCGCTCGGCGTGGTCGGAGGGCCTGAGCGGGGTATCCCTGTCCCTCTTGCACGAGCTCCAGAAGCTCGGTTACGAGGTGCAAGAGCAGCCCTTCGCCCTCACAGCGCCTGTCACTCGCGAGGCGCGCATCGGGGATGAGGCGGGGCGCGAGCTGGCCGGCATCGGCATCCACCCGCTCCTGCCCAACTGGTTCCGCACACCGACCACCCCTCCCGGCGGGCTGCGCGGGAAGGTCTTGCGCGGCGAGACGGGGCTGGCGCGCGAGTTCAAGGATGTGGACCTCCGCGGCAACTTCGTGCTCCTGCCCCTCGGCACGCCGTGGACTACCGTGGCCGGCATGGGCGCGGCCGCCGTGCTCTACTACGATGATGGCAAGCAGCTCGCCGGCGCCCGGTGGGGCGACCACGTGGATGCCTCGGTGAACGTGCCCCGATTCTTCGTCACCGGCGACGCCGCGCGCCTCGCAGGCAGGACCGTGGCTATCCAGGTGCGGACTGACCTGGCCGCGGGGCTCGCCTCGAACATCGTGGCGATCCTGGATGCGCCAAACCCCGACGGAGAGGCCGTGGTCGTCCACGCCAACCTCGACGCGCACAGCTATGCGCCTGGCCTGGCCCCGGGGGCGCAGCAGGCGTGTGGGGTCGGCGCTCTTCTTGCCCTGGCGCGGCACCTGGCCGCGGAGAGGGCCCACCATAGGAGAGCCGTCATCCTCGTGGTCACCGAGGGCCGTGCGCAGGGCCTCGCGGGCATGCGGGAACTCATCCGCGTCCTCGGCGCGCGCGAGCGCCGCGAGCAGGCGCGCCAGCAGGCGGCCGCCGAACGGCGCGAGGCGGACGGCCAGGCCATCCCCGCGGAGCTGGCGGCGCGGGCCCTCGAGCACACGGACGCCTGGGCGGCAGCGGCGGAACAGCCGAAGGTGCACCGCGTCCTCAACGACGTGCTTCGAGATGTCCTCAACCAGGAGTTGATGGCCGCCGTTGAGGAAGCGGCCCGGGGGCGGGTGGACTGGGTGCGTGACGGCCTCGCGGTGCACGACGAGTTCGGGGCCGAGGCCAGGAGCTTCGCGGCCTATGGGGAGGCGCGCAGGCGCCAGCTCAAGGTCCAGGCCATCCTCTCCGCGCCGCCCGACAAGCAGAGGGCTCGGCTGGCGGACCACCTGGGCGAGGACGAGGCCCGGCGCCGTCTCCTGAATGCCGCCAGGCAGCGCGTCCAGAATCTCCATCTCCAGCGGCGAGTGGCCTTCGCGCGCGCGGCTCTGGCTGAGAGCCTGTCGGCCTATCGGCGGCTGCTGTTCCTCGGCCTCGACCTCACGGCGCGGAGCGGAAGAATCGGGCTGGTGTGCGGAGAGCCGAAGCAGGTGTCGGCCTGCATGCCGGCCGATGCCGAGGTGGCCACGCAGTTCCTCCGCGCCGCCGACGGTCTTCAGAAGGCCGACCCCGACACGAGCTATCTGAAGACGAGAAAAGGTCAGCCCCGCTTCGCCAACCTGCTGCGCGCCGGCGACACGAGGGACCTCGGCTTCGCCACCGAATGGTACGGCGCGCCGAGCTACTTTGAATCGCTCGCCGCGCTCTGGGCCGGTTACCCCGCCTTCAGCCTGGTGACGCTCGACGACAGCCGCGAGGCGCTCGGCACGCCGTTCGACACGCTCGACAACCTGCTCAGGCCGCCGGCGTCGCCCGACGAGGAGCCGCCGCTGCGGAACCTGGCGGTCGTCACCCGCCTCGTCACGGCGGCGGTGAGCCAGCTCGCCAGGGGCCATGGCCGCCTCGTGCCGCTCGCTCGCGGGAGCGACCTGACGACGATCCGCGGCGAGGTGGTGGCCCAGGTGGGCGACAGCCTGACGCCCAACCACCCGATGCCAGGGGCGCTGGTCCGCTTCGGCCCGCCGCTCGTCCTGGGCAGGCCCACCGTGGTGCCGCCCGGCGTGGGCACCGACTTCGTAGTCACTGCCGACTGGCGCGGCCGCTTCGAGCTGCCCTGCGTCTGGCCCACGCTGCTGTCGCAAGAGTGGAACGGGGAACTGGACCTGGATGCCGCCGTGGTGCGCCCCGAGGACGGCGAGGTGACGTGGACCCTCTCGACGCCGCAGAGCGGCGCGCAGGGGCCGTATCCCGTGCGGTTCGTGCGCCTCGCGCAGTACCGCAAGAGCCAGGCGACGGCGGTGGTGTTCCGCGCGGCGCCCGTGCAGGTGTTCCCGATGGCCGACCCGGCGACGCTGCGGCCCTACGCGGCCTTCGACTTCCTGGAGACGAAGAGCCTGGCCGCGCCGCGCGAGTTCAAGCTCGAGAGCTCGGGCGGCGCCCACGTGTGCTTCGTGCCGCCCGAGTCGCGCCTGTTCTTCACCTTCAAGAAGGGCCGGCCGCGCGCGCCGAATCTGATGGACGTGCGCGCCTTTGCCCTGGGCGCCGACGGCCCGGCCGACGGCGCGCAGCTCGAGGCAGCGCCCGAACTGGCCGGCAAGGGCTACTTCGCGGCCGACACACCGAGCATCACGAACATCGAACTCGATGCCGCGCTAAGCATGGCCCAGACCAACGCGCGCCGCACCCGCCTCCAGGCCCGCTACGGCATGGCCGACGACCTGGTGCAGCGGTACAACAGCCGCGCCGTGGCCCTGGCCGACGAGGCGCACGCGGTCGCCGCCGCGGGCCGCATCGTGGAGGCCAAGCGTCTCGCCAACGAGTCCCTCGCCTACAGCGCGAACATCCATCCCGTGATCCGCAAGAACGCCTCCGACGCGGTCGTCGGCATCCTGTTCTACCTGGTGCTGGCGATCCCGTTCGCGCTGTTCCTCGAGAAGCTGCTCGTCGGGCACCCCGACCTGCGCTGGCAGATCGCCGTGCAGGGCGTCGTTTTCGTCCTGTTCTTCGCGGCGTTGCGGGCTGTGCACCCGGCCTACCAGCTCGTGCGCAGTTCATACATGATCCTGCTCGGGTTCATCACGTTCGCCCTGGCCGGGCTGGTGACGGCGTTCCTGGCGGGGCGGTTCAGGAAGAACATCGCCGAGTTGCACCGGCGGCTCCAGGAGCGGGCCGAGGCGGCCGACGTGTCGCGCGCGGGCGCCCTGGCCACGGCCTTCCTCCTCGGCCTGTCGAACCTGCGCAAACGGCCCGTGCGCACCAGCCTCACCATCGGCACGCTCATCCTCACCACCTTCGTCATGCTCGGCTTCGCCTCGCTCACGTCCGACGCGGTGGACATCGAGTTCCCCCTCGGCAGAGCGCCCTACACGGGCCTGCTGCTGCGCGACCGGGGTCTGAGGGACGTGGCCGACGCCGCGGCCCCGTTGCGCGAGCTGTACGGCGAGAAGCACGTGGTCGTGCCGCGCGACTGGGCGGGCAACTTCGAGATTCCCCTGGGCAAGGCGCCCGAGCTGGCTGAGTTCGCCGTCTCGCACGCCGTGGGCGAGCGCACCTTCGAGGCCACGGCCAATGCGCTGCTGGGCCTGGGCTGGCGCGAGCCCGAGGTCACGCCGGTCCAGGGGGCCTTTGATGTGCTCGTCCGCTGGTTCGCGTCGAACACCGAGCTGGCCTGCTTCGTCTCACGCGCGATGGCCGACCAGTTGCACCTGGCTGACGAGGCGGTGAAGGCGGGCACCGCGACCGTGAGCCTGGGGGGGCGCCAGTACGCCGTGCTGGGCATCTTCAACGGCCCGCGGCTCGAGGCGGTGCTGGACCTCGACGGCGAGCCGCTGCTGCCGGTGGACATTCTGTCGGTGCGCGCCCCGGCCCAGGCGGGCGGCGCCGCCTACAGCGAGGAGGCCACCGAGATCCCCGACAACGTGCCCCGCTTGCCCGCCGACCGCGTGGTGATCGTGCCCGTCGAGGCCATGCCGTCGCGCAACCTCACCGCCTCGGTGGCCGTGGCGCTTCAGGGCCTGGACTACCGGGCCGCCCGCGAGGCGATCACGGCGCACCTCAAGCGCTCCGCCGAGCCGACCTACTACGGCCTCGACGGCGTGGCCTTCTACGGCGGCCGCTTCCGCATGCCGTCGCTGGAGGGCGTGCTTGAGCTGCTGCTGCCCATCGTGATCGCGGCGCTCACCGTGCTGAACACCATGCGCGGCAGCGTGTACGAGCGGCGGGGCGAACTGTACGTGTTCAACGCCGTCGGCCTGTCGCCCAGCCACGTGCGGGCGCTGTTCCTGGCCGAGGCGAGCGTGTACGCGGTCGTGGGCGCCGTGGGCGGCTATCTGCTCGCGCAGGGGGTGGGCGCCGGCCTCAAGGCCGCCGGGCTCACGGCCGGGCTCACGATGAACTACTCGTCGCTCGCCAGCGTGCTGGTGAGTGTGGTGATCATCGGGGTCGTGCTCGGGTCGAGCCTCTACCCCGCGCGGCTGGCCGCGCGCCTGGCCGCCCCCGCCGAGACGATGACCCGCCACCGCGAGACCGCGGCCGGCGACGCCCTCGAGCTCGACCTGCCCTTTACCTTCAACCGCCGCGACCGCGTGGCGATCGTGCCGTATTTCACCGACTGGTTCGAGAACTACGGCGAGGGCTCGGCGGGCGAGTTCTTCTGCACGCCTCCGCAGTGCGGCGTGCGGGCCGACGAGGCCGGCCGCGCCGAGCCGTTCGTCGAGACCACCACGTGGCTCAAGCCCTACGACCTGGGCGTGAGCCAGACCGTGACCCTGGTCGTGCGCCGCGTTGTGGGCGGGGCGTCTCTGCCTCGCAGAGAGAGAGAGGGCAGCACGCGGGGCACAGAGGCCCCGCCCACAGCCGAGACGTCCAACTCACGCGAGCGGGAAGACAACGTGGCCACCGTGGTGATGACGCGCAAGAGCGGCGACAAGGAGTCCTGGGAGCGCTGCTGCCACGCCTTCATCGGCCTGTTGCGCAAGCGCTTCCTTACGTGGCGCGCGATTCCCGACGCGGAGCGGCAGAGGCTGCTCGAGCGGGGAAGGCGCATGCTGGAGGCCGCGGCCGTGATGCGTGAAACGTGA
- a CDS encoding peptide transporter, whose product MSVDAPQPKHPHPVIDRELEEYRNLLETPSRFGSGFTWASVAGALFCGLLMFPGAIYLGLMSGVGMNVAATWVTVIVFSEVARRALRAMTKEEMVILLMVASAMIGGSALLPGGPFGQLIWRQFLVTSDAVKDAGLYGQFPAWFAPAPDSPALVNRTFFDSAWAVPIALLVFMAVIGFVQQFTLGYALFRLCSDVERLPFPMAPVGAQGVMALCEGEKGDRTWRWTVFSLGAMVGVAFGLVQVGVPAVSSAFLEKPIVILPIPWFDLTRVTEDILPATPTGIILDLGLVLTGFVIPFWAVVGSALSVVLTFVLNPILYRAGVLASWKPGMDTINTQVCNSMDFYFSAGIGMALGVAAVSVFQTVRQLRASLREMRANRAAIGGGASLSRGSQRGDTSPPSLWATPPGRGDWSLKLCAIGYAVSAAAVVAACKALVPGFPLFFLVLFAFAYTPLTSYLNARIAGIAGLHVDIPFVREAFILLSGARGVAPWIAPMPIENYGGMAQSLRTLELTGTRLTSQVKAWLLTTPLIFVLSLVFWSFLWADAPIPCDLYPYAQKMWDLTARNTMILWTATTGEPGTVTLFERSFHPEFLGAGFGFSVLLFAVLSAFGLPTMLVYGLARGLGAMPHGLLLELTGALLARYYLHRRFGRKPFLLAAPILLAGYLVGTGLIGMVGVAIRLITSAISMAPF is encoded by the coding sequence GTGAGCGTGGATGCCCCTCAGCCAAAGCACCCGCATCCGGTCATTGACCGCGAGCTGGAGGAGTATCGCAACCTCCTCGAGACTCCGTCGCGTTTCGGCTCGGGGTTCACGTGGGCCTCGGTGGCGGGCGCGCTGTTCTGCGGCCTGTTGATGTTTCCGGGCGCGATCTACCTGGGCCTCATGTCCGGCGTCGGCATGAACGTGGCGGCGACGTGGGTGACGGTGATCGTGTTCTCCGAGGTGGCGCGGCGCGCGCTGCGCGCGATGACGAAGGAGGAGATGGTCATCCTGCTGATGGTGGCGAGCGCGATGATCGGCGGCAGCGCGCTCCTGCCCGGCGGGCCGTTCGGCCAGCTCATCTGGCGCCAGTTCCTCGTCACGTCCGACGCGGTGAAGGATGCGGGCCTCTACGGCCAGTTCCCCGCGTGGTTCGCGCCGGCGCCCGATTCGCCGGCGCTGGTGAACCGCACGTTTTTCGACTCGGCCTGGGCCGTGCCGATCGCGCTGCTGGTGTTCATGGCCGTGATCGGATTCGTCCAGCAGTTCACCCTCGGCTACGCGCTGTTCCGCCTGTGCTCAGACGTCGAGCGGCTGCCCTTCCCGATGGCGCCCGTGGGCGCGCAGGGCGTCATGGCCCTCTGCGAGGGAGAGAAGGGCGACCGCACGTGGCGCTGGACGGTGTTCTCGCTGGGCGCGATGGTGGGCGTGGCCTTCGGCCTCGTGCAGGTGGGCGTGCCGGCGGTATCCAGCGCCTTCCTCGAGAAGCCCATCGTCATTCTGCCCATCCCGTGGTTCGACCTCACGCGCGTCACCGAAGACATCCTGCCCGCCACGCCTACCGGCATCATCCTGGACCTGGGGCTCGTCCTCACGGGCTTCGTCATCCCGTTCTGGGCCGTCGTGGGCTCGGCGCTGTCGGTGGTCCTCACCTTCGTGCTCAACCCGATTCTCTACCGCGCCGGCGTGCTCGCCTCGTGGAAGCCCGGGATGGACACGATCAACACCCAGGTGTGCAACTCGATGGACTTCTACTTCAGCGCCGGCATCGGCATGGCGCTTGGGGTGGCGGCGGTGAGCGTGTTCCAGACGGTGCGGCAGCTTCGCGCCTCGCTGCGCGAGATGAGGGCCAACCGGGCGGCGATCGGGGGCGGGGCGTCCCTGTCCCGCGGATCGCAGCGTGGGGACACGTCGCCCCCAAGCCTGTGGGCCACGCCGCCCGGGCGCGGCGACTGGTCGCTGAAGCTGTGCGCCATCGGCTACGCGGTCTCGGCCGCCGCGGTGGTGGCGGCCTGCAAGGCCCTCGTGCCGGGCTTCCCGCTGTTCTTCCTCGTCCTCTTCGCATTCGCCTACACGCCGCTGACGTCGTACCTCAACGCGCGCATCGCGGGCATCGCGGGGCTGCACGTGGACATCCCGTTCGTGCGCGAGGCGTTCATCCTGTTGTCGGGCGCGCGGGGCGTGGCCCCCTGGATTGCGCCGATGCCGATCGAGAACTACGGCGGCATGGCCCAGAGCCTGCGGACGCTCGAACTGACAGGCACGCGGCTGACGAGCCAGGTGAAGGCCTGGCTGCTCACCACGCCGCTCATCTTCGTGCTGTCGCTGGTGTTCTGGAGCTTCCTGTGGGCCGACGCGCCGATCCCCTGCGACCTGTATCCCTATGCGCAGAAGATGTGGGACCTGACGGCGAGGAATACGATGATCCTGTGGACCGCCACGACGGGCGAGCCGGGCACGGTGACGCTCTTCGAGCGCTCGTTCCATCCGGAGTTCCTGGGCGCAGGCTTCGGCTTCTCGGTGCTGCTGTTCGCCGTGCTGTCGGCGTTCGGGCTGCCGACGATGCTGGTCTATGGACTCGCGCGGGGCCTGGGCGCCATGCCGCACGGCCTGTTGCTGGAGTTGACGGGCGCCCTGCTCGCGCGCTACTACCTTCACAGGCGTTTCGGCCGCAAGCCGTTCCTGCTCGCCGCCCCGATTCTGCTGGCGGGCTATCTCGTGGGCACCGGCCTCATCGGCATGGTGGGGGTGGCCATAAGGCTGATCACCTCCGCGATCTCCATGGCCCCATTCTGA
- a CDS encoding FtsX-like permease family protein, with amino-acid sequence MAQSDTIHSGGEVQDQVILPLRVAVGICLRGIRTRLGRSVITLSGVALGIAFLMAVLSGFHIQRAMSAEAALARDVERRLAALRGEVGTLKGKAFLALAARPSDADVAFLDALASAGAVVHRGAPAEAPEGLRGALLLGDYEPLLATAAPAEPFFVFRRPTAADARLRYLGLELRPEGVALAAKRERQAAYRMAWIVAVSLLVTVGCIANAMLMSVTERFREIGTMKCLGALSSFVVKLFLIESLLMGLAGAVLGVTLGIAFPLAAYGYTFGVGRVVGAVSFGTLGLYGGLCLAAGVALAMVAAIYPARVAAKMVPAAALASHV; translated from the coding sequence ATGGCCCAATCCGACACGATTCATTCAGGCGGCGAGGTGCAGGACCAGGTAATCCTCCCGCTGCGCGTCGCGGTGGGCATCTGCCTCCGCGGCATTCGCACGCGGTTGGGGCGGTCGGTCATCACGCTGTCGGGCGTGGCGCTGGGCATCGCGTTCCTGATGGCCGTGCTGTCGGGCTTCCACATCCAGCGGGCGATGAGCGCCGAGGCGGCCCTGGCCCGCGACGTCGAGCGCCGCCTGGCCGCGCTGCGCGGCGAGGTGGGCACGCTCAAGGGCAAGGCGTTCCTCGCCCTCGCGGCCCGGCCGAGCGACGCCGACGTGGCGTTCCTCGACGCGCTGGCGTCGGCAGGCGCCGTGGTGCATCGCGGCGCGCCCGCCGAGGCGCCGGAGGGCCTCCGCGGCGCGCTTCTCCTGGGCGACTATGAGCCGCTGCTCGCCACGGCGGCCCCTGCCGAACCGTTCTTCGTCTTCCGCAGGCCCACGGCGGCCGACGCGCGGCTCCGCTACCTCGGCCTCGAGCTTCGGCCCGAGGGGGTGGCCCTCGCGGCGAAGCGCGAGCGCCAGGCCGCGTATCGCATGGCCTGGATCGTCGCTGTGTCCCTGCTCGTCACGGTCGGGTGCATCGCCAACGCCATGCTCATGTCGGTGACCGAGCGTTTCCGCGAGATCGGCACGATGAAGTGCCTGGGCGCGCTGTCGAGCTTCGTGGTCAAGCTGTTTCTCATCGAGAGCCTGCTGATGGGCCTCGCGGGTGCAGTGCTGGGCGTGACGCTCGGCATAGCTTTTCCGCTGGCGGCCTACGGTTACACGTTTGGCGTGGGCCGGGTGGTGGGCGCGGTGAGCTTCGGCACGCTGGGGCTGTACGGCGGGCTGTGCCTGGCCGCCGGCGTGGCGCTGGCCATGGTGGCGGCCATCTATCCCGCGCGCGTGGCGGCGAAAATGGTGCCCGCGGCAGCCCTCGCATCGCATGTGTGA
- a CDS encoding ABC transporter ATP-binding protein has translation MDDASARRTVVSAREVWKVYQMGSVETQALRGVSLDIFAGEYLSIMGPSGSGKSTLFNMIGGLDKPTSGKVFIDEVDIAQLDAFELAWLRCRKIGYVFQTFNLIPVMTCLENVMLPMVFAGLSSDDAREKAAWLLKLVGLGERLKHKPPQLSGGQQQRVACARALANDPAILLADEPTGNLDLRTGEEIIDLLHRLKAEHGVTIITATHDMKMLAVSDRVVWIRDGLCDRLEERKDLEIKVGEIR, from the coding sequence ATGGACGATGCCTCGGCGCGCCGCACCGTCGTCTCGGCGCGCGAGGTGTGGAAGGTCTATCAGATGGGCAGCGTGGAAACCCAGGCCCTCCGCGGCGTGTCGCTCGACATCTTCGCCGGCGAATACCTGTCCATCATGGGGCCCTCGGGCAGCGGAAAGAGCACACTGTTCAACATGATCGGCGGGCTTGACAAGCCGACCTCGGGCAAGGTGTTCATAGACGAGGTGGACATCGCGCAACTCGACGCCTTCGAGCTGGCGTGGCTCCGCTGCCGGAAGATCGGCTACGTGTTCCAGACGTTCAACCTCATCCCCGTGATGACGTGCCTGGAGAACGTGATGCTGCCGATGGTGTTCGCCGGGCTGTCGAGCGACGACGCGCGCGAGAAGGCGGCATGGCTGCTCAAGCTCGTGGGCCTCGGCGAGCGCCTCAAGCACAAGCCGCCCCAGCTCTCGGGCGGCCAGCAGCAGCGTGTGGCCTGCGCCCGCGCGCTCGCGAACGACCCCGCCATCCTGCTCGCCGACGAGCCGACCGGCAACCTCGACCTGCGGACCGGCGAGGAGATCATCGATCTTCTTCATCGCCTTAAGGCCGAGCACGGCGTCACCATCATCACCGCCACCCACGACATGAAGATGCTCGCTGTCTCGGACCGCGTGGTGTGGATTCGCGATGGGCTGTGCGACCGCCTCGAGGAGCGGAAGGACCTGGAGATCAAGGTGGGCGAGATCCGATGA